CCTTTATCACCCAAGTCAGTCTTGCAAAAGCAATACGAAACTGTTCTTCAAGCAACTCACCTACCCTTCTTAAGTGGCGATTCCCTAAATGTTCTGGATCATTGACAGTCTCTTCACCCCTTGAGAGAGCTATTATTCCTCTTATTGTATTTACAAAATCTTCAGGAGAAAGAGCGAGAGACTCAATCTTGGTCCCAAATTTACGGTTTATCCTATGCCGGCCAATTCTTGCAAAATTGTATCTTAACTCATTAAAATACATAGTATTAAAGAAAGTCTCAGCTATTGCCCTATCCTGGATAGCTGTTCCTCTGAGCAATGAATATATTCTTAGTAATGCATCGGACTGATTTTCAATTCTTTCTTTTGCAAGAGTATTTAAGATAAATGGAGGCTCCTTATCCTCGAGGACTTCTACATTCTTCACCCTAAACGATTCTAAGGATGATATAAGCTCTTGGTCAACTCTTGTACCAGCTCTTGCAAGTAGAACATTCCGTTTATTGTCTTTAACAGGACTTGATAGAATAAATCCAATAGACTCATTAAGAGGGCGAGTTATTGACTTAAAGAAAAGCTTAAGTATTTGCTCGGTAGTATTGTATCCGAGCGCTTTTAAAAGGGTAGTACATAGAATTTTATGTCTCTTATCAAGTGCTACATGTAAAACATCGTTTACATCTGTTGAAAATGTTATCCATGGACCACGATAAGGAATTATCTCACCTATAAATAACCTTTTACCTGACGGGTGTATCTCTTCTGAAAAATAGATACCTGGTGACCTTCTTAACTGACTTACAACAACTCTTTCTACACCATTTATTATAAATGTCCCACGGTCAGTCATAAGTGGAAGCTGTCCAAGATATACATCTTGCTCAATTGCTTCCTTTGTTGTGCTATCTGATTCACGTGTAATAAGTCTAAACTCACCACGTAATGGAGCTTCATAACTTACGCCACGCTCAATAGCCATATCTGGTGAATAATCTGGTGTTCCTATATTATAGCTTCTAAATTCAAGTCTGTATTGCTGATGCGCATCTTCAACAGGAAATGCTTCCAAGAAAGCAGATTGTAAGCCTTTGGGTTCCCTTTTTGATGGTGGAATATCAAGTTGTAAAAAATCGTTAAAAGAGCTTAGCTGTGCCTCTATAAGGTTAGGCAGAGTCTTAATTTCCTTTATCTTTTGGTAGCTTTTAATCATTTTATCTCATAAGTAGCTCCCGCAGCCTCAAGCTTTTTTGCAATTGCTTCTGCTTCTTCCTTTGAGACTTTCTCTTTGACAGGCTTAGGGGCTGAATCTACAAGCTCTTTTGCTTCTTTTAAACCAAGTCCTGTTATCTCACGGACTACTTTTATTACCCTTATTTTATTATCTCCAAATGACTTAAGAATGATATCAAACTGTACCTTTTCCTCTTGCGGCTTAACTTCAGGGACCGCTTGAGCTTGAGGTTGGGCAACTGGTGCTACTTGAGGAGCAGCTTTTACGCCAAATCGCTCCTCAATCTCTTTCACGAGCTCTGATAGCTCGAGTACAGACATCTTCTCTATAAGCTCAATTACCTTTTCTTTTGACCCTACTTTTGCCATTTTATACTCCTTTTTTCTTAACTACCTCATCCAATATTAAAACCAATTTTCTTAAGATAGATTGAAGTGTGAAAATAAGGTTGGATAGAGGGGCTACTAAAATATTTAAAAACTCAGATAATAACACATCACGGCCAGGAATCAATGCTATATCTTTAATCTCACCGGGAGATAAAATCTTACCATCAAACCACCCCACTTTAAGGTTGGGTGCACCCACTTCCCTCTGAAATTCAGTCAAGATACGTGCAACAAGAACTGGGTCATCACCAAAACATATACCAGTGGGTCCATCGAGATACATGGTTAAAGGCTCAATTTTTGCCTTTTGAAGAGCGAATTGGAGTATAGAATTTTTAACCACTTGATAGCGTAACGAATTTTCGCGCAACCTTCTCCTTAGCTTTCCTATAGTCTCTACATCTAATCCTCTAAAATCTGTAAGCCATATACCTTTGGAATTACTTAAAGCTGACTTTAGTTCATCCACAATCTTTTCCTTAAGCTCACGTTTCATTTTAGATATAACTGCACTCTACCTAAAAAT
This bacterium DNA region includes the following protein-coding sequences:
- the rplL gene encoding 50S ribosomal protein L7/L12, giving the protein MAKVGSKEKVIELIEKMSVLELSELVKEIEERFGVKAAPQVAPVAQPQAQAVPEVKPQEEKVQFDIILKSFGDNKIRVIKVVREITGLGLKEAKELVDSAPKPVKEKVSKEEAEAIAKKLEAAGATYEIK
- the rplJ gene encoding 50S ribosomal protein L10, coding for MKRELKEKIVDELKSALSNSKGIWLTDFRGLDVETIGKLRRRLRENSLRYQVVKNSILQFALQKAKIEPLTMYLDGPTGICFGDDPVLVARILTEFQREVGAPNLKVGWFDGKILSPGEIKDIALIPGRDVLLSEFLNILVAPLSNLIFTLQSILRKLVLILDEVVKKKGV